The sequence TCTGACAGTGAGAGTGTAAGTTAATCTGGGTCAGGTCACTCTACTAACCTTCTGGCAGATCGTCTTGCCCCTTGACAGCTCCACAGCCAGCCCAAGGTCTGACAACCGGCATTGTCCTTTACCGTCCAACAACACATTCTCAGGCTTCATATCTCGGTACACGATGTCCATGGAGTGCAGGTGGAGGATGCCGGTGGTGATCTGGGCCGTGTAGTAAACAACACGATCCAAGCGAATACCTCTCACCCCCAATGAGTAGATATGAAACTTAAGGTCTCCTCCAGTCATCAGGTCCATGACCAGGCACAGGTGGGTTTTGTTGTCGTAAGCGTAAGCCAGGTTCACAATGAAGAGGCTGCTGaccttctccaggatctgcttCTCCACAAGGGCCAGCCTCTCACCACTTTTCTTCTTCAAACGCCTCTTATCTAGCTTCTTGCATGCGTACATCTGGCCCGTGTGCTTCACTTGCACCGCACACACCTGCCAGACAGAGTAACATTACTTTAGAAGTAAtcaacagttttatttattggttGTATAAGTTCCACCCTGAATAGACTTCTAAGCAAAAGCTATGTAAGTGTTACTGAACAAGGGCCACTGTGGCCACGTGACAATTTCAGGATAGTTGAAAGAGCTAAAACAAGTTAGGAGGACAATCTGACTCACTAACGTCTTTCACAAACTGTAGCATCATCAAGTTAAAGTTTTCCATGTCAGATAGAAACACCAAAATCCCTGAGTGCATTAAAACGAGCAAGGGTGCATTTAGTTGCTCATAAATCAAACTTTTCATTTGcttaaaacttgacaaaatccagctttaaataaatgttgagATTCCATCAAGCAATCTGAGACATACACTTTGACAAGCCCAGGTTTTTGGTACCTACTTCACCAAAGCCACCTTTTCCTAAGGTCCTGAACTCATAGAAGTATTTGTCAGAGATGTTCTGCTTCTCGTACTCCTTCCACTGCAGAAACCTGGAGAAAAAGGGACTCTTCTGGTACTCCAAGAAAGGTTTTCCCCTCAGGAAGTCCCTTGTGGCTTCCCTCATCTCCTCCATCACCACCTCATCCAAGTTCTTCTCTGTTAAATCTCTGCACATCTTAGCATACTCTCCTGTAAGGTATGAGAGGAAGAACTTGGACTCAGGTCGAAAGAACTTAGCAAGGACCCTCTGTTTGGCcatttgtatggtttcattctCAGCAAATCTCCAGGCATTCAGCTCCTCCAGGAACTCAGCAGCAGCTATGTACTGTGGGTTAGAAGCCAGGAGGAACTGCTGGAACAACTTCCTCCCAATAGGCTGCTGCTCACACAGCGACTCGTACTTCTTCCCCACTGCAGCCTGGAGAACAGAGGACTTATCTGGTCTGGGCAGCGTCAGGGACACTCTCTCTTTTCTCAGCTTGTTACGATCAATCTGTTGAGCCTTCAGGTAGGCCGTGTTGGCCACCAAGTTGTGCACCAGGTCATCCGTGGTGGATGTGTCCCGTGGCATCCTGGCAGCCAGCTGATGAACTGAGAAAACATTACAGTTCACCCATCTGGAGGTTCCAGGCACGACGGAGCACCGAGAGCACCTGCAGCTCCTGAAGCTCCTGCACCACGCCTATTAGAGCCTTAAAGACACCGCTGTGCTCAGGGATTTGCTGGTTGCTAAGTGTCTTTGCACGTTTATTCGTAGACGGCACACAGGGAAAGCAACTTATGTGGTTTGAACTTAAGAGGCTTTAGGCTGGTCTATTTTTAGAAGATACAAAGAGCCTGTTTGCACTAATTGGGCTGCCAGTAGGACACGATGAGGTGGCACATCCTGACCTCAGCAAGTTGTAGTTGGTAATAACTTAGTAGGAGATGAAAAGGCCACTAACAGAGCTTTCTATGGACAATATGAGCAGTATGCACTCTTAAAGATacattatagaaaaaaatatgaaaacttcACTAAATTAGCCCTAATTGTTTATGTAAAGAGCAAGAAATTGAATTTCCCAGAGAGATTAGAAGCTGCAGACATTGTAAAGTcaatttttactcactttaacATCAGTGCAGGCAGTAAATTCCCCTGAAATGTGTCCCAATCCTCAACATTCTGTGTAGAAGACGATTACAAAAGATATGGCCTTTTTATGACTGCTTCTTTTTATGGAtggtgtggggaaaaaaacacacaaacaacagcacaaaTGCAATAGTCCTCTTACAGATATCACAGTTTATGAGCCAGACTTAATTCAGTGTCTGCAGAGGTTGTGTGAGAGAACATTTTTGAGGCCAAAGTGATGCAGATTAAAGTGTATTTCTGCAGCCATAAAGTCACCGCTACTTTAAATCAGCACATTTCTGACACATCGGAACATTATAGGCTTTATAAATGTAGTGTATATTGCATTGTCACTGACCGTACATGCAGTTATTTCTCTTCTATTAACGGTATTATGGTGATACCGGTTAAAAGCCCAACAGGCAATGatttactgatgtttttctccatttccaACAGTTTCATAAATCTACTAATCTGATAATAAAAATGGGCAGATTTAATCATGAAAAGGATTGTTTGATGCAACCAATCAATTAATATATTACATTAAGTGTACTTCTCATGTGGATTTTGCTGGAAAACACTGAAGCGTTGCTTTTTGTTCACTTCCCCTACATGTTCCGGAAGGATGAAGCAGCGACCTTCCACTCATTAGCCTCATGTCTAAATCAATTACTGAGGTCAATCTTCCCCACTTACAATACTCCttgcaacaaaaactgtgtccagcattttctttcttttttgtgtgccCTGTTATGCATACGACTGCAGAAATTCCTAAAAGCTTTTTATAATGTGGCTGAAGTACAATAAATGTGCTATAAAACTGAGCCATATCCGGTGtgagttttacacattttggcaCGTTTTATATAGACTTTGGTTGATCAAAATCCTGGCTGGATTTAATGATTGCTCTGAACAGGTCACAATCAACAAGGTTACGGTTTAAAGGTTTAAACTGGAACAAGGCCAGTCTTGCTATACAAGCATAACAAGCGCATGTGGTTTAGTGGTTAACATGGCTGTCTGCCAGATAGTTCACTTTGGCGGCCAAAGTACTTATGGTGGTGAGGTGAGTTCATCCTGTGAGTAGTTAGTGCCATGTTTAGGaagtttggtgattttttttccctctctgtcaGCCCCAAAGATAATATTCAGAATCACACCTCATTCACTGATCATTCTACTCAAACAGTCATCTAAACTTGACCTCCTGTTATTGCAAGTTACCCGTTTgacaaatagaaataaaaaatcgTAATTTGGAGTTTTAAGACGTTGGTATTGGTGTCAGCATGAGGTTGAAGGTTTTGGCATTTGGGTCATTTCATATAAATCAACCACATCTCAAAAGAGTTCTGACTTGACCCCTTCAGAacctgcagatttttaaaaatatatataaacaataaCTTTTGTATATTCAATAAAGCCACACAAAATTTTACCTTCATAAAATGAATATAGCTATTGCACTAGTTCAATAGCTATGTTATAGAGTAATAGAAACAAACGCTGATATCTCTGGATTTAATGTCAGTTTTCTGATGTTCACTGGagaaaattttgtgttttttggataAACTTTCAGGGTTTACATCACCATGTGGTTGGTCAATGTAAGTAACAGCAGATAAAAGGTCTAATTAGGGCCCGGGCACTGACAGCGCGTaggaccctattggaatgcaaggaattactTTTCACCCAAAAGAATCACATTTTTAGGGCCTAAACATGCtcacaaattcatgaaacttaGCACACACATCAGAACTGATGAAAAATGTGAGATGCTCGTGTGTGGAAAACTGGTTCCCTAGAGACCCCTGCAACATTTGTAACATCTACTTTGGGCAGGATGTTTCACCTACATCTGCAAAATTTGGTAGGAGCATGTCAGGGTGCACAAAAAAGTCTGTGGCACCCATATCCTAAATCGAACAAGAAGTCAGCCATTTTACATTAACTGTGagattttttggttatttttgctcattttcaagGGTGAAATCCTCACATGGCGTAACTCCAagagatctcaaatttggtcacTATATACAACAGGCCTTATTGAAgaaaagttattaaaatgttctgcaacagtcaaagggcgtggccatggcgggcCCCTGAACTTCGATGCTTGgacatgaaacaggaagtgctgtctaactccctgtacatgctccaatctgcctcaaactttatatgattgatcagagtcctgccctgatcatATCCATTTGCCAGTATCCATTCAcagtcacagcgccacctgctggcaaCAGGAAAGGacatgttttacactttgaCGTGCTACTGTTAGCCAGTCGACCATAATCTCAAATGCGGTGACATAAGCTTTGGGACGTTGATGATGATTCATGATGAAAATTGTGAGTTTTCCTCAAACGATGTGTCTGTCGCCATGCAGCGAGGGCCCaatcaatgctgcttgcagcttcaATTCTTACGTTTATTTTGATAGCAGGTTCATCTTCAAGAAACCTTTGTTCCAATTCtttgtgacaaattaaaaaactaTCTTGGCAATATTCACTCTCTCAAAATGTACAATTTGAGATTCTGTTTCCTTAGGCTATTAAAACCAAGATGATTTCTGTACCGTCATTTTCCTGGCCCTGCAGAAAACACCACCGTTGACTTCCAACATTGCACATCTTCTCTTCTGATCACAATGACAATGGAAACAGGCCGTGATTATAATTGACAGCAGAACCAAACATTATCAGCATGGGATTGGATAAACTCTCAAACAAGCAAATTATATAAAACATGTGAACACCAATGTTGTTTCACCATATTGCAGCCAAAAGCTACGTTCATAAAcctttaaccccttgatgcctgaatttatttacaataaaaacattttttttgtgtgtttttgctttccagctgatgctaaaataagtggagattgttaatttttcaattaCACATAGATccataataacagatatataataattaggtcccactccaacTGGTCCTGAAAGAAACCAGTGCTAAAAGGTTCCAAGGTACATATTGAACATTAACAAGCCAGcactgggggaatggatacgctatctcggctgcagtctgaatgaaagtggtatgttgcgaatTCGCGACTAtaggtgtcaaggggttaaaatgtacttgaactttattttgacacaaaagAATAATGGTTATACGATGAGTCTGGTATCAAAATGTGGGTAAAGACGACACCTTACTCATTTTGACTAACCACCTCTCTGACACTCTGATATGACCTTTCACAGTTTACccaaaacacacttttaaaaaacaattagcCTGTGAGTTATCACTGAACAGATCAAACCAGTGCAGTTTTGCTATTGAAAATATGATATATCCTGATATtattcatacattttaaaaggaaaaatccTATTGAACAAATGCAAGATTTTAGCTTTAGATTGTGACATCTAAAGTGGATTTTAAATTCCTATGGCTGCATTTTTAACAAagctcaaatgtgttttattgccctgaaaatttcatgtgcTACCTCCTACTCTAATAAAGGTTTACAaatcctgaaaaaaataaagtaaataacaaGCATTAAATCTCAATCCATCCCTATTTCAAGGGCCTGTgactcagaaaatattcatagtatgaagctAAGATTTACATTTGAAACATAGATTAGTGTGTGTACTTCCAttattttaaactaaaacatTGGTCCTAGGACTGCATAAAGTACTAGTTTCCATATCTTCACCATTGATACGAACTGTGTACCAAGTGTTTTCAAATGTCttgatgaaaaaaagaacatattaCAGCTATTcacaattctttatttttaaaaagacagtcaCATATTCAAGATGTGCCACACATCACCACAGACACCAATGTAAAGCTTACATGTGaccaaacacagcaacacatttCATCCTTCTCTCCGGGACTCCTGACCCCTTCGGTCACATCAACCAATCGAGCctgtgcagctttaattttgtcCATCGTCCTCCTCTGATACCAGGACTACTGGAAACATGCAATCATAAGTAGAAGGACTGCTGTGGATGGCTCTGCACAGGGCGTTGCAGCAGTCATTGTCAAGTCTGGCACCACTTGTGGGTGCATACAGGTGTAGTCCACCTGGATGTGAAGCTCATTTCCCGATTCTCTGAACCACCCAGTCCTGTTGGCAGAGGGGGCAGCGATTGTTCTGCTTCACCCAAAGGGACATGCAGCAGTTGTGAAAGGAGTGATTGCACTCTCCCCATACAActgaaagacagagacagagcatGACGGCTTTAATTCAAGCAAGAATCAATAAATGGCCATTTACAGGAAACACATTTCTAAGAAGATTGAACCAGAAAATATGTGACAATTCATTTCAGCTTTATCAGTTGTATTAATCTCAATAAAGTCAGTAGTTTACTGTGCAGTACTTCACTTAAGATAATTGCTGAGGTACATTACGGTAACtcacaaacataaataaatggcTCATTTACGTCTACTTTCAATTTGACCAACACGAGACTACAAATTCAGAATTTAAAGCCCCTTCCTCTGTGATTAGCTGGCTCGGTGGATTCCTGTGACAGCTCACATAaagtagctaatgttagcttgttGGATTAACCTGCTGAGTGCTAATAAATGTTTAAGTGCCAAGGCAGTCTTACCAACACAGTCCTCTTGTTTATTTTCCGCCTGGCATCGGAGACAAGCGTCTGCAAATCAAGAAATACTATGTTACAGCACCATTACGCCGGTTGCTTCAGGTATTAATGGTAAGATTAGCCACGTTAGCTCCATTAGCCGGGTATCCgagctaagctaactgtctaACGCTGACAGTTCCTCGGACTCACCCATTACTTGCACCCGACAAATGGCACAAGTGTCGCATTCAACGTCCCAGCTCCACATAGCCACAGCATTCCACTTCTTCAGGGAAAACATCTTGTCCCCGCCCGACTTAGAGCCCGAAGAAGTGTTGTGAGAGAGGACTAAACCCGGCTCGTCACCGTCATCCATCTCTGCTGCACGGTAAATACGGTAACGTTAGCTAGCGCAGGTTAGCTTAGCTCAACAAAATGGACGAAACGCTGAGGCGGCGacgctaatgctaatgctaaccggTTTAGCAAGCGTCTTGTCTCCATAGCGACAGAAGAGGGAGCTGTTTTCCAGGACTCAGAGGGAACAAAAATACACTTCTAACACTTGTCAAAACACTCATATATCCAAATATTTAATACAACACGGGGTGAGACAGAATAAatagagagaaataaaataacagtcTAACACGACACACAAACGTGGTATCTTTCAAGCTCGTTTGACTTCTGTCTATAAAAGTTAGCTACATTTAAGGAAAAGGTAATAAAAAATGCGACGAACTAAAAAATTCTCAGCTCTGTTTACATGAAATACCAAGCATTTGTGgatttatgtgtgtttaaatatgtttgcatgatacagaaaaaaaatctggcctGTAGTACTAGAAATACAAATGTGTcacataaaaatactttttgaaaTCGAATATTAGTTGAAGCCACACTTATTAACTTGACAGTCTTGGTTTCTTACATATTAAACATTGATTGAGACAAGTTGCAAGAATTGTACGCTGTTATTTGTCAGTGCACACATTTATAGGGTAGTTGTAGAGAATCTGATTTTGTCCAGAATCATCAAATTGATATTAGTCAGTTTCAAATTATCTAtgtattcacataaaaatctgtattcacCAACATGGATAGTAAATGTAATAGGATATTTAATTTAAGCATTTCTTAACCAGTTATAAAAGTATCTCAGCTGTCTGCCCTCACAAAGTCTATTATAAAATGCTataaaattaaactgaacaGACTGCTTTTCTGGGCAGAAACTGAACTACTGACTGGAAAAAGAAGCAAGTTCAGAAGTCAATTCACACAGTAAATCACTGTCAAATCATCACTGAGGTACTGCATATTGGTTCTCATGTCAGTGGAATCATATATCTTCTGAAATCCATGTGACAGCGTgaagcatttttatttcttttgttatgatgaactgcaaataaaataaacctcATGTTAGTGCGTGTCAGCAAAACATTGTCTAGACACGTATGTCATATATATTACATGTGCATCGTCAAATATTTTACATCACTTATTTATGACCCTAAATTCTAGTGTATAAATGGATTTTATTTCAGTCAATGTGCAGTAAAGTGTCTCTGCAAGTGAGACCTAGCATCAGAGAAAGAGCACCAGGGGATGGATAATAGTGTTTAGGTTTCCAGAGTTCCTTCAGGAATCGTTCTTTCTGTTCTGTACATTTTGTGGTTGCTTGCAACTTTCAGCACTGTGAGAGACAAGAGCAAATCATTGTTCCCAACAAACATCGAAATTGTGAATATGTATAACAGATCTGTGAGTTTGAGCAGCAGAAATGAAGTAATAACTTGGAATTTTAAAGAGGAGATTGACACACCTCTTTAGTCAAATATGTCAACTTATCTGCTCATTAAGACTGGTTTATTGCACTATAAACGAATTTAACTCTAAAGATGGTTCTAGTTTGTTAACCTCATTGAAACCATGTTCAGCTCCTCCTGTAAAAGTGTACCTGCATGCCTTTGGTTTACTATAGAATAAAATAAGCTGTGAAAAGAGCTGAATTGTACACAAATCTTCTAAAATGGCCCTTAGAAATGATGGCAAATAAGTGAACTGTAGTGTTACTGAAGACAGACTGTTGTCTTAGTAATGCAGGTGTGTTCAATCTTAGAATCAGCCATACTCAGTGTGAGCTTTTATCATTgaacataaacaacataaagaaaATAAGGGAATCGTGAGCGGAATGAAGGAGGAAAATGATTGCCAAGATCAGTCAAGATAATATCTGTGAGATCACCTCCAAGCACCAT comes from Amphiprion ocellaris isolate individual 3 ecotype Okinawa chromosome 7, ASM2253959v1, whole genome shotgun sequence and encodes:
- the grk7b gene encoding rhodopsin kinase grk7-b encodes the protein MPRDTSTTDDLVHNLVANTAYLKAQQIDRNKLRKERVSLTLPRPDKSSVLQAAVGKKYESLCEQQPIGRKLFQQFLLASNPQYIAAAEFLEELNAWRFAENETIQMAKQRVLAKFFRPESKFFLSYLTGEYAKMCRDLTEKNLDEVVMEEMREATRDFLRGKPFLEYQKSPFFSRFLQWKEYEKQNISDKYFYEFRTLGKGGFGEVCAVQVKHTGQMYACKKLDKRRLKKKSGERLALVEKQILEKVSSLFIVNLAYAYDNKTHLCLVMDLMTGGDLKFHIYSLGVRGIRLDRVVYYTAQITTGILHLHSMDIVYRDMKPENVLLDGKGQCRLSDLGLAVELSRGKTICQKAGTTGYMAPEVLRQEYYRTSVDWWALGCSIYEMVAARLPFKDFREKVQNEEVTRRTLEDECKYDHKLFDFPTKDIISRFLKKRVQHRLGCRGDDPRSHVFFKCINIHRLEAGLVDPPWVPKPNVVYAKDTDEFRDTSELKDIQLDAKDAKFFREFSTGAVPIRWQKEIIDSGMFDELNNVEPDAENHENTWKSKMCIIL
- the rnf7 gene encoding RING-box protein 2, with translation MDDGDEPGLVLSHNTSSGSKSGGDKMFSLKKWNAVAMWSWDVECDTCAICRVQVMDACLRCQAENKQEDCVVVWGECNHSFHNCCMSLWVKQNNRCPLCQQDWVVQRIGK